The following are encoded together in the Proteiniphilum saccharofermentans genome:
- a CDS encoding DUF4295 domain-containing protein, which yields MAKKAVAGFRDKNTTTGRSHTKVIKMVKSPKTGAYSFKEEMILNDQVKDYFSK from the coding sequence ATGGCAAAGAAAGCAGTGGCGGGATTCCGTGACAAAAATACAACTACCGGGCGTAGTCATACCAAAGTGATCAAAATGGTAAAATCGCCTAAGACTGGTGCATACAGCTTCAAAGAAGAGATGATCCTGAACGACCAGGTGAAAGATTATTTTTCGAAATAA
- the rpmG gene encoding 50S ribosomal protein L33, with the protein MAKKVKGNRIQVIMECTEHKESGMPGTSRYITTKNRKNTTERLELKKYNPILKRMTVHKEIK; encoded by the coding sequence ATGGCAAAAAAAGTAAAAGGAAACAGGATACAGGTGATCATGGAATGTACTGAGCATAAGGAAAGTGGTATGCCCGGTACTTCGAGGTATATCACTACGAAGAACAGAAAGAATACGACAGAGCGGTTGGAGTTGAAAAAATACAATCCCATCCTTAAAAGAATGACTGTTCATAAAGAAATCAAGTAA
- the ftsY gene encoding signal recognition particle-docking protein FtsY, with amino-acid sequence MSFFDRFTKGKKETLDKGLEKTKENFFSKITRAVAGKSKVDDDLLDNLEEILVTSDVGVDTTLKIIERIEARVARDKYVGTDELTAMLRDEIALLLTENNSDDLSEFTLPERKKPYVIMVVGVNGVGKTTTIGKLAYQFKQKGYSVYLGAADTFRAAAVEQLDIWGQRVGVPVIKQKMGSDPASVAFDAVSSAKAHDADVVIIDTAGRLHNKVNLMNELTKIKNVMGKIVPGTPDEVLLVLDGSTGQNAFEQAKQFTAATEVTALAITKLDGTAKGGVVIGISDQFRIPVKYIGLGEGIEDLQVFRRREFVDSLFGE; translated from the coding sequence ATGAGCTTTTTTGACAGATTCACAAAAGGGAAAAAAGAAACACTGGATAAAGGTCTCGAAAAGACAAAGGAGAACTTTTTTTCGAAGATCACACGTGCAGTTGCCGGTAAGTCGAAGGTCGACGATGATCTGCTCGACAATCTGGAGGAGATATTGGTTACCTCCGATGTAGGCGTGGATACCACTCTCAAAATTATTGAACGTATCGAAGCACGTGTGGCCAGGGATAAATATGTGGGGACAGATGAGTTAACGGCTATGCTTCGCGATGAGATTGCGCTGCTTCTGACTGAAAATAACAGTGACGACCTGTCGGAATTCACTCTTCCCGAAAGGAAAAAGCCTTATGTGATTATGGTAGTGGGAGTAAATGGTGTAGGAAAAACAACTACTATTGGTAAGTTGGCATATCAATTCAAACAAAAAGGATACTCTGTTTATCTGGGAGCAGCCGATACGTTTCGTGCAGCGGCAGTGGAGCAGCTTGATATCTGGGGGCAAAGGGTAGGTGTGCCGGTAATCAAGCAAAAAATGGGATCCGATCCCGCTTCTGTGGCGTTCGATGCAGTCAGTTCGGCCAAAGCGCATGATGCCGATGTAGTAATCATAGATACCGCCGGCCGTCTGCATAACAAGGTTAACCTGATGAACGAGCTGACCAAGATAAAGAATGTGATGGGAAAGATCGTTCCAGGTACACCGGATGAAGTACTCCTTGTCCTTGACGGTTCTACCGGTCAGAATGCTTTTGAACAGGCTAAACAGTTCACTGCCGCAACCGAAGTAACAGCGCTTGCCATCACTAAGCTTGATGGAACTGCCAAGGGTGGTGTGGTGATCGGAATTTCCGACCAGTTTAGAATTCCGGTGAAATATATCGGCCTGGGTGAAGGAATAGAGGATCTGCAGGTGTTCCGCAGGCGGGAATTTGTGGATTCCCTGTTTGGAGAGTGA
- the rpmB gene encoding 50S ribosomal protein L28: protein MSKICQITGKRAMVGNNVSHSNRKTKRKFNVNLFRKKFYWVEEDCWISLNISASGLRTINKIGLDAALKKAAANGYLNA from the coding sequence ATGTCTAAGATTTGTCAAATAACAGGTAAAAGAGCAATGGTTGGCAACAACGTTTCTCACTCCAACAGGAAAACGAAACGTAAGTTCAATGTCAATTTGTTCAGAAAAAAATTCTATTGGGTGGAAGAAGATTGCTGGATCAGCCTCAACATATCGGCATCCGGTTTGCGTACCATCAATAAGATCGGTTTGGATGCAGCCTTGAAAAAAGCCGCTGCAAATGGATATTTAAACGCTTAA